In one window of Carassius carassius chromosome 38, fCarCar2.1, whole genome shotgun sequence DNA:
- the LOC132119153 gene encoding metalloproteinase inhibitor 2-like, whose amino-acid sequence MSVSMSAAVTLGLLILLSARLNEQVSEGCSCLPAHPQQMFCRSEIVMRAEVTGENIHINKSNLVVGSTIIQYEIQVIKVFKGFDRIKGVQHVYTNEESSLCGTSLDRGQYLLSGIIMSDGIFLTMCDYVRLWDGLSLMEKKNFKYRYLMGCNCTISLCFEKPCQPSTKDECILTNLSSVWQLRDGGPMHDSACIRHRNGTCVWYEATSKPSENDTMDASDGQEHE is encoded by the exons ATGAGTGTGAGCATGTCTGCTGCTGTGACTCTAGGGCTGCTGATTCTCCTGTCTGCGAGACTGAACGAGCAGGTGTCCGAGGGCTGCAGCTGTCTTCCAGCACACCCTCAACAGATGTTCTGCAGGTCTGAAATAG TGATGCGAGCTGAAGTAACTGGGGAGAACATACACATCAATAAAAGTAATCTTGTAGTGGGATCTACAATTATTCAGTATGAAATCCAAGTGATAAAG GTATTCAAGGGTTTTGACAGAATAAAGGGAGTGCAGCATGTCTATACCAATGAGGAGTCTTCATTGTGTGGTACTTCACTGGATCGTGGTCAGTACCTGCTTTCAG GAATAATCATGTCTGATGGAATCTTTTTAACAATGTGTGACTATGTTAGGCTTTGGGACGGACTCTCcttaatggaaaaaaagaacttcaaatacAGATATCTGATGGGCTGTAACTGCAcg ATTTCTCTCTGCTTCGAAAAGCCCTGTCAACCCAGCACAAAAGATGAGTGTATACTGACAAACTTGTCATCCGTATGGCAATTAAGGGATGGAGGACCAATGCACGATTCTGCCTGCATCAGACACCGCAATGGCACCTGTGTCTGGTATGAAGCAACCAGCAAACCTTCTGAAAATGACACCATGGACGCGTCTGACGGCCAAGAGCATGAGTGA